A window of Corvus hawaiiensis isolate bCorHaw1 chromosome 17, bCorHaw1.pri.cur, whole genome shotgun sequence contains these coding sequences:
- the SDC4 gene encoding syndecan-4 isoform X2, protein MPLPRIPLRAALLLGLLLRAAAAESVRETETMDAGWLDYPASGDLPDDEDIGEFRPYLTSDGLDIDEASGSGDYPDSEDGIYLTTMDTPVISDNYIPGDTGRKIEGEKKNTEVDNEIIPDKAVPVEENLSNKISMASTANSSIFERTEVLTALIAGGAVGLLFAIFLILVLVYRMKKKDEGSYDLGKKPIYKKAPTNEFYA, encoded by the exons atgccgctgccccgcatcccGCTGCGCGCCGCGCTGCTGCTCGGCCTCCTCCTgcgagccgccgccgccgagtCG GTGAGAGAAACTGAAACCATGGATGCTGGGTGGCTTGACTACCCTGCCTCTGGGGACTTGCCAGATGACGAAGACATTGGTGAATTCAGGCCTTACTTGACCTCTGATGGATTAGATATAGATGAGGCATCCGGGTCGGGAG ACTACCCAGACTCTGAAGATGGCATCTATCTGACCACCATGGATACCCCTGTG ATATCTGACAACTATATCCCTGGAGATACTGGGAGAAAGATAGAAggtgagaagaaaaacacagaggTGGACAATGAAATCATTCCAGACAAAGCTGTACCTGTCGAAGAGAACCTGTCCAACAAGATCTCCATGGCAAGCACAGCCAACAGCAGCATCTTTGAAAGAACAGAAGTCCTTACAG CTCTCATCGCAGGAGGAGCAGTGGGCCTCCTGTTTGCCATCTTCCTGATCCTGGTCTTGGTCTATCGCATGAAGAAAAAGGATGAGGGCAGTTACGACCTAGGGAAGAAACCCATCTACAAAAAAGCCCCCACAAATGAGTTCTATGCCTAA
- the SYS1 gene encoding protein SYS1 homolog, producing MAAQFRSYVWDPALIVAQMVLLQAGYYSSLGLWLALLGTLGSTGPSLQQVFSDEILGFSTPPGRLSMMAFILNALTCALGLLYFIRRGKQCLDFTVTVHFFHLLGCWIYNSRFPSTLTWWLVHIVCTALMAAIGEYLCMRIELREIPLNSAPKSNV from the exons atGGCGGCGCAGTTCCGCAGCTACGTGTGGGACCCCGCGCTGATCGTGGCGCagatggtgctgctgcaggcGGGGTACTACAGCTCTCTCGGGCTCTGGCTCGCCCTCCTCGGCACCCTGGGCAGCACCGGGCCCTCCCTCCAACAGGTCTTCAGCGACGAG ATTTTAGGCTTCTCAACCCCGCCGGGGAGGCTCTCCATGATGGCTTTCATCCTCAATGCACTCACCTG TGCTCTGGGCTTGCTGTACTTCATCCGGCGAGGGAAGCAGTGCCTGGATTTCACCGTCACCGTTCACTTCTTCCACCTGCTGGGCTGCTGGATCTACAACTCGCGCTTCCCCTCGACGCTGACGTGGTGGCTGGTGCACATCGTGTGCACGGCGCTGATGGCGGCCATCGGGGAGTACCTGTGCATGAGGATAGAGCTCCGGGAGATCCCCCTCAACTCCGCCCCCAAATCCAACGTATAG
- the SDC4 gene encoding syndecan-4 isoform X1, which produces MCSGSELSVKCFRRVVSYLTCFPLHLQVRETETMDAGWLDYPASGDLPDDEDIGEFRPYLTSDGLDIDEASGSGDYPDSEDGIYLTTMDTPVISDNYIPGDTGRKIEGEKKNTEVDNEIIPDKAVPVEENLSNKISMASTANSSIFERTEVLTALIAGGAVGLLFAIFLILVLVYRMKKKDEGSYDLGKKPIYKKAPTNEFYA; this is translated from the exons ATGTGCTCAGGCTCTGAACTGTCTGTGAAATGCTTCCGAAGAGTTGTCTCATATTTAACATGTTTCCCCCTCCATTTACAGGTGAGAGAAACTGAAACCATGGATGCTGGGTGGCTTGACTACCCTGCCTCTGGGGACTTGCCAGATGACGAAGACATTGGTGAATTCAGGCCTTACTTGACCTCTGATGGATTAGATATAGATGAGGCATCCGGGTCGGGAG ACTACCCAGACTCTGAAGATGGCATCTATCTGACCACCATGGATACCCCTGTG ATATCTGACAACTATATCCCTGGAGATACTGGGAGAAAGATAGAAggtgagaagaaaaacacagaggTGGACAATGAAATCATTCCAGACAAAGCTGTACCTGTCGAAGAGAACCTGTCCAACAAGATCTCCATGGCAAGCACAGCCAACAGCAGCATCTTTGAAAGAACAGAAGTCCTTACAG CTCTCATCGCAGGAGGAGCAGTGGGCCTCCTGTTTGCCATCTTCCTGATCCTGGTCTTGGTCTATCGCATGAAGAAAAAGGATGAGGGCAGTTACGACCTAGGGAAGAAACCCATCTACAAAAAAGCCCCCACAAATGAGTTCTATGCCTAA